A portion of the Pseudomonas synxantha BG33R genome contains these proteins:
- a CDS encoding DEAD/DEAH box helicase, which yields MTFATLGLIEPLLRALETLGYQTPTPVQAQAIPAVLAGRDLMAAAQTGTGKTAGFALPLLQLLTMEGPKVAANSARALILCPTRELAEQVHASVAEYAQHLPLTTYAVYGGVSINPQMMKLRKGVDILVATPGRLIDLFRQNALKLNQLQTLVLDEADRMLDLGFSEELANIYRMLPKKRQTLLFSATFSDDIRLLAGQMLNDPLSIEVSPRNVAANTVKQWVVPVDKKRKPELFVHLMRKGRWKQVLVFAKTRNGVDALVDKLQGLGINADGIHGDKPQATRQRALDRFKTSEVQILVATDVAARGLDIEDLPLVVNFDLPIVAEDYIHRIGRTGRAGNTGEAISLVCADEVNMLSAIEMLTRQTLTRKMEADFEPEHRVPDTDASGQVVKKPKKLKKPKTSGGGGKRNLGKWVDSGDVAPAEPSIKPVRKVPVFNTGPRKKK from the coding sequence ATGACTTTCGCCACCCTTGGCCTGATCGAACCCTTGCTGCGCGCCCTTGAGACGCTTGGCTACCAGACCCCGACGCCGGTGCAGGCGCAAGCCATTCCGGCGGTGCTGGCCGGTCGCGACCTGATGGCCGCGGCCCAGACCGGCACCGGCAAGACCGCAGGTTTCGCCTTGCCGCTGCTGCAACTGCTGACCATGGAAGGGCCGAAAGTCGCCGCCAACTCGGCGCGTGCGCTGATCCTGTGCCCGACTCGCGAACTGGCCGAGCAGGTTCACGCCAGCGTCGCTGAATATGCCCAGCACCTGCCGCTGACCACCTACGCGGTGTACGGCGGGGTAAGCATTAACCCGCAGATGATGAAGCTGCGCAAAGGCGTCGACATTCTGGTCGCCACCCCTGGCCGCCTGATCGACCTGTTCCGCCAGAACGCGCTGAAGCTCAACCAGCTGCAAACCCTGGTGCTGGATGAAGCCGACCGTATGCTCGACCTGGGCTTCTCCGAAGAGCTTGCCAACATTTATCGCATGTTGCCGAAAAAGCGCCAGACCCTGTTGTTCTCTGCGACCTTCTCCGATGACATCCGCCTGTTGGCTGGGCAGATGCTCAACGACCCGCTGAGCATCGAAGTCAGCCCGCGCAACGTCGCTGCCAACACCGTCAAGCAGTGGGTGGTGCCGGTGGACAAGAAGCGCAAGCCGGAACTGTTTGTGCACCTGATGCGCAAGGGCCGTTGGAAGCAGGTATTGGTATTCGCCAAGACCCGCAACGGCGTGGACGCCCTGGTGGACAAGTTGCAGGGCCTGGGCATCAACGCCGACGGCATCCATGGCGACAAGCCCCAGGCTACCCGCCAACGCGCACTGGACCGCTTCAAGACCAGCGAGGTGCAAATCCTGGTGGCCACTGATGTGGCGGCCCGTGGCCTGGATATCGAAGACCTGCCGCTGGTGGTCAACTTTGACCTGCCGATCGTGGCCGAGGACTACATCCACCGTATCGGCCGTACCGGGCGTGCGGGCAACACTGGGGAGGCGATTTCCCTGGTGTGCGCTGATGAGGTGAACATGCTCTCGGCGATCGAGATGCTGACCCGCCAGACCCTTACCCGCAAAATGGAAGCGGATTTCGAGCCGGAGCATCGTGTACCGGATACCGATGCCAGCGGGCAGGTGGTGAAGAAGCCGAAAAAACTGAAGAAACCTAAAACGTCCGGTGGTGGCGGTAAGCGCAACCTGGGCAAGTGGGTGGACAGTGGTGACGTGGCGCCGGCTGAGCCGTCGATTAAGCCAGTGCGCAAGGTGCCGGTTTTCAATACCGGGCCGCGTAAGAAGAAGTGA
- the yedA gene encoding drug/metabolite exporter YedA yields MPGPRRFPLPLIAAFFALYVIWGSTYLVIRIGVEYWPPLLLAGIRFCTAGVLMYGFLRWRGVPAPTWPQWKAAGMIGILLLTVGNGGVSVAEHMGVSSGVAALAVATVPLFTLLCGFFWGARNTRLEWAGVILGIIGIAMLNMGSTLQSSPSGAVLLLVAAASWAFGSVWSRHLPLPQGAMASAAEMLVAGVALLIVSALSGEHLQAMPPLEGWLALAYLTVFGSIIAFNAYMYLLKHVRPAAATSYAYVNPAVAVLLGIVFVGETIGLEEALAMLVIISAVLLISLPQWRKPKPEIR; encoded by the coding sequence ATGCCTGGCCCACGTCGCTTTCCCTTACCGTTGATCGCCGCCTTTTTCGCGTTGTATGTGATCTGGGGTTCCACTTACCTGGTGATCCGCATCGGTGTGGAGTACTGGCCGCCGCTGTTGCTGGCGGGGATTCGGTTTTGCACGGCGGGTGTGTTGATGTATGGCTTCCTCAGGTGGCGCGGGGTGCCGGCGCCAACCTGGCCGCAGTGGAAGGCCGCCGGGATGATCGGCATTTTGTTGCTCACCGTGGGCAATGGTGGTGTCAGCGTGGCCGAACACATGGGTGTGTCGTCCGGTGTGGCGGCATTGGCCGTGGCGACCGTGCCGTTGTTTACCCTGCTGTGTGGGTTTTTCTGGGGCGCGCGTAATACGCGGCTGGAATGGGCCGGGGTGATTCTGGGGATCATTGGCATCGCCATGCTCAATATGGGCAGTACCTTGCAATCAAGCCCATCGGGTGCAGTTTTGCTGTTGGTTGCGGCGGCCTCCTGGGCTTTCGGCTCGGTGTGGAGCCGCCACCTGCCACTGCCCCAGGGCGCCATGGCCAGTGCCGCAGAAATGCTCGTGGCCGGCGTGGCGCTGCTGATTGTCAGCGCGCTGTCGGGCGAGCACCTGCAGGCCATGCCGCCACTGGAAGGCTGGCTGGCTCTGGCCTACCTGACGGTATTCGGCTCGATCATCGCCTTCAACGCCTATATGTACCTGCTCAAGCATGTGCGTCCGGCAGCGGCGACCAGCTATGCCTACGTGAACCCGGCTGTGGCGGTGTTGCTGGGGATTGTATTCGTCGGTGAGACCATCGGCCTGGAAGAAGCCTTGGCGATGTTGGTGATCATCAGCGCCGTGTTGCTGATCAGCCTGCCCCAGTGGCGCAAGCCCAAGCCGGAAATAAGGTAA
- a CDS encoding Lrp/AsnC family transcriptional regulator, protein MDKYDRMLLSALLEDGRASYAQLARTVNLSAPAVAERVAKLEASGVITGYQAKVDLSKVGLPIQCVIELRLTNHGSQKVYDALAQIPELTECHRVTGDPCVIMQAAVGTMPQLEDLINRVAKFGFSKTSIILSSAIERRVPLGQLEANGKNGG, encoded by the coding sequence ATGGACAAATACGACCGCATGCTCCTCAGCGCCCTGCTTGAAGATGGCCGTGCTTCCTACGCGCAACTGGCGCGCACCGTAAACCTCTCCGCCCCCGCCGTGGCCGAACGCGTGGCCAAGCTTGAGGCCAGCGGAGTGATCACCGGGTACCAGGCCAAAGTCGACTTATCCAAAGTGGGTTTGCCGATTCAATGCGTGATCGAACTGCGGCTGACCAATCACGGCAGCCAGAAGGTATACGACGCCCTGGCGCAAATTCCCGAACTGACCGAATGCCACCGGGTCACGGGCGACCCGTGCGTGATCATGCAAGCGGCGGTAGGCACCATGCCGCAGCTGGAAGACCTGATTAATCGGGTGGCGAAGTTCGGGTTCAGCAAGACCTCGATTATTTTGTCCAGCGCCATAGAGCGACGGGTGCCGTTGGGGCAGTTGGAAGCCAATGGGAAAAATGGTGGCTGA
- a CDS encoding DUF3077 domain-containing protein codes for MAKKVTPDPPKSKTDFLSEDALLHRRAIDYYLKASAPDAPIFILNDNLSFEDALAHAADLLHCAVETAHGSGEVMTAPQRAVMHLVEMAKGVVDQALVCAQSR; via the coding sequence ATGGCCAAAAAAGTCACCCCCGATCCACCCAAATCCAAAACCGACTTCCTCAGCGAAGACGCCCTGCTCCACCGTCGCGCCATCGACTACTACCTCAAGGCATCCGCCCCGGATGCGCCGATCTTTATCCTGAATGACAACCTGAGCTTCGAAGACGCCCTGGCCCATGCGGCGGATTTGTTGCATTGCGCGGTGGAGACGGCCCATGGGTCGGGTGAGGTAATGACGGCGCCGCAGCGGGCGGTGATGCATTTGGTGGAGATGGCGAAGGGAGTGGTGGACCAGGCGTTGGTGTGCGCACAGTCTCGATAA
- a CDS encoding PolC-type DNA polymerase III: MERIAVIDFETTGITPSSQCRATEIGVVILERGQIVDRYQSLMNAGVRIPAFIEQLTGISNAMLRSAPPAERVMNEVNEFVGTTPLMAHNAAFDQKFWDYELGLIRRTRLQKFACSLLLARRLMPAAPNHKLGTLNAYAKLPHTGQAHRALADAEMAANLTAHLAQQLRQTHGLRELSHDLLCTLQKVPAAKINEHLKKHRGF, translated from the coding sequence TTGGAACGTATAGCGGTCATCGACTTTGAAACCACCGGCATCACCCCCAGCAGCCAATGCCGGGCCACGGAGATTGGCGTGGTCATCCTCGAGCGCGGTCAAATCGTGGACCGCTACCAGAGCCTGATGAACGCCGGTGTGCGCATACCGGCCTTTATCGAACAGCTCACTGGCATCAGCAACGCCATGCTGCGCAGTGCGCCACCGGCTGAACGGGTGATGAACGAAGTCAATGAGTTCGTCGGCACCACGCCCTTGATGGCGCACAACGCCGCCTTCGACCAGAAGTTCTGGGACTATGAGCTCGGCCTGATCCGCCGCACCCGTCTGCAGAAATTCGCCTGCTCCCTGCTGCTGGCCCGCCGCCTGATGCCGGCTGCGCCCAACCACAAACTCGGCACCCTCAACGCCTACGCCAAACTGCCCCACACCGGCCAGGCTCACCGGGCGCTGGCGGATGCGGAAATGGCCGCCAACCTCACGGCCCACCTGGCCCAGCAACTGCGCCAGACCCACGGCCTGCGCGAACTGTCCCATGACCTGTTATGCACCTTGCAGAAAGTGCCTGCCGCCAAAATCAATGAGCACCTGAAAAAGCATCGCGGGTTCTGA
- a CDS encoding NYN domain-containing protein has protein sequence MKKIAVFADVQNLYYTVRQAYGCHFNYAALWADISARGQIVEAYAYAIDRGDSKQQQFQQILRNLGFTVKLKPYIQRSDGSAKGDWDVGITLDIMDAADHVDEIVLASGDGDFDMLLERIIQKHGVRAVAYGVPGLTANSLIRAASHYVPIEGALLLK, from the coding sequence GTGAAGAAAATTGCAGTGTTCGCCGATGTACAAAACCTCTACTACACCGTGCGCCAAGCCTATGGCTGCCACTTCAACTACGCCGCCCTGTGGGCTGACATCAGCGCTCGCGGGCAGATTGTCGAGGCGTACGCGTATGCCATCGACCGTGGCGACAGCAAGCAGCAGCAATTTCAGCAGATCCTGCGCAACCTGGGCTTTACGGTAAAACTCAAGCCGTATATCCAGCGCAGCGATGGCTCGGCCAAGGGCGACTGGGACGTGGGTATCACCCTCGACATCATGGACGCCGCCGACCATGTCGACGAAATCGTACTGGCCTCCGGTGACGGCGATTTCGACATGCTGCTCGAACGCATCATCCAAAAGCATGGCGTGCGGGCCGTGGCCTACGGCGTGCCGGGGCTGACGGCCAACTCATTGATACGCGCCGCCAGCCACTACGTGCCGATCGAAGGCGCGTTGTTGCTCAAATAG
- a CDS encoding DUF2076 domain-containing protein, with protein MNSEEQTLIDGLFSRLQQAETDSAPRDAQAEARIKEHMTRQPAAGYYMTQSLLVQEHALQALDAQNKQQAQQIQQLQDELQRAKSAQAAPASGGGFLSSIFGGSSREPQPAPNNSGGGWREPARPSFNQPAPQQNYQPPQAPAGAPVGSGFLGGAMKTAAGVAGGVLLAEGISSLFHHNQQPQVVEEIIEQPAPASDQGDWGNDDQKFAGNDSWGGNNADGFADSDYSDDSSSFGDDDSFV; from the coding sequence ATGAACAGCGAAGAGCAAACCCTGATCGATGGACTGTTTTCACGGTTGCAGCAAGCCGAAACGGACTCAGCCCCCCGCGACGCCCAGGCCGAAGCGCGGATCAAGGAGCACATGACTCGCCAACCCGCCGCCGGCTACTACATGACCCAGTCATTGCTGGTGCAGGAGCATGCGCTCCAGGCTCTGGATGCACAAAACAAGCAACAGGCGCAACAGATCCAGCAATTGCAGGATGAACTGCAGCGGGCCAAGTCTGCGCAAGCGGCGCCGGCCAGTGGTGGTGGGTTTCTGTCGAGCATCTTTGGCGGTAGCTCCCGCGAGCCACAGCCTGCGCCGAACAACTCCGGTGGGGGCTGGCGTGAGCCGGCACGGCCGTCTTTCAACCAGCCAGCACCGCAGCAAAACTATCAGCCGCCGCAAGCACCGGCTGGCGCACCCGTGGGCAGCGGTTTCCTCGGCGGCGCCATGAAGACCGCTGCCGGTGTGGCCGGTGGTGTGTTGCTCGCCGAAGGCATCAGCAGCCTGTTCCACCATAATCAGCAGCCACAGGTGGTGGAAGAAATCATCGAACAACCGGCACCGGCCAGTGACCAGGGTGACTGGGGCAACGATGACCAGAAGTTTGCCGGCAATGACAGTTGGGGCGGCAACAATGCCGACGGCTTCGCTGACAGCGATTATTCCGACGATTCCTCTTCCTTTGGCGACGACGATTCTTTCGTCTGA